From Solwaraspora sp. WMMD1047, the proteins below share one genomic window:
- a CDS encoding ATP-binding cassette domain-containing protein, which produces MTEPVVELRGLRKDFVVRVRDGRLRRRNRVIAAVDGVDLAVERGEMVGYIGPNGAGKSTTLKMLTGVLTPSAGHVRVCGLAPVPQRTRLARRIGVVFGQRSQLWWDLQLRDSFDLLRHIYRVPAAEHAARLRRCRDLLDLGGFLDVPVRQLSLGQRMRGELTAALLHGPAVLFLDEPTIGLDVLSKQAVRSFLAELGRAGDTTLLLTTHDLADIERLCRRLVVIDHGRVVHDGSIEALHARYGTRRLVVVDLDEPLARTPELPGAPVSRVAADGRRLVLACESMTAAQVVSRLSGLAALRDISIVEPDIEEVVARLYGEPAGGEQAGRVELAGDRDERAGRGGPAGGGSGSAPVRGAP; this is translated from the coding sequence ATGACGGAGCCGGTGGTCGAGCTGCGCGGGCTGCGCAAGGACTTCGTGGTACGGGTCCGCGACGGGCGGTTGCGACGCCGCAACCGGGTGATCGCGGCGGTGGACGGCGTCGACCTGGCCGTGGAGCGCGGTGAGATGGTCGGCTACATCGGCCCGAACGGGGCCGGCAAGTCCACCACCCTGAAGATGCTCACCGGGGTGCTGACCCCGTCGGCCGGCCACGTCCGGGTCTGCGGGCTCGCGCCGGTGCCGCAGCGGACCCGGCTCGCGCGGCGGATCGGCGTGGTCTTCGGCCAGCGGTCCCAGCTCTGGTGGGACCTGCAGCTGCGGGACTCGTTCGACCTGCTGCGGCACATCTACCGGGTGCCGGCGGCCGAGCACGCCGCCCGGCTGCGCCGCTGCCGCGACCTGCTCGACCTGGGCGGCTTCCTCGACGTCCCGGTCCGGCAGCTCTCCCTCGGCCAGCGGATGCGCGGCGAGTTGACGGCCGCGTTGCTGCACGGGCCGGCGGTGCTCTTCCTCGACGAACCGACGATCGGCCTGGACGTGCTGAGCAAGCAGGCCGTCCGGAGCTTCCTGGCCGAGCTGGGTCGGGCCGGCGACACCACGCTGCTGCTCACCACGCACGACCTGGCCGACATCGAACGGCTCTGCCGGCGGCTGGTGGTGATCGACCATGGCCGGGTGGTGCACGACGGTTCGATCGAGGCGCTGCACGCCCGGTACGGCACGCGCCGGCTGGTGGTGGTCGACCTGGACGAGCCGCTCGCGCGGACGCCGGAGCTACCCGGTGCCCCGGTCAGCCGGGTGGCGGCCGACGGCCGCCGGTTGGTGCTGGCCTGCGAGTCGATGACCGCGGCGCAGGTGGTGTCGCGGCTGTCCGGGCTGGCCGCCCTGCGCGACATCTCCATCGTCGAGCCGGACATCGAGGAGGTGGTGGCCCGGCTCTACGGCGAGCCGGCCGGCGGCGAGCAAGCTGGCAGGGTCGAGCTGGCCGGCGACCGCGACGAGCGGGCCGGCCGCGGTGGCCCGGCCGGTGGCGGATCGGGGTCGGCGCCGGTCAGGGGTGCTCCATGA